Proteins from a single region of Kogia breviceps isolate mKogBre1 chromosome 5, mKogBre1 haplotype 1, whole genome shotgun sequence:
- the TNK2 gene encoding activated CDC42 kinase 1 isoform X24, with protein sequence MPAARRFPGLELSFPLLARLRRRLYTRLGSSSMQPEEGTGWLLELLSEVQLQQYFLRLRDDLNITRLSHFEYVKNEDLEKIGMGRPGQRRLWEAVKRRKAVCKRKSWMSKSTFRKTSPTPGGPAAEGSLQSLTCLIGEKDLHLFEKLGDGSFGVVRRGEWDAPSGKTVSVAVKCLKPDVLSQPEAMDDFIREVNAMHSLDHRNLIRLYGVVLTPPMKMVTELAPLGSLLDRLRKHQGHFLLGTLSRYAVQVAEGMGYLESKRFIHRDLAARNLLLATRDLVKIGDFGLMRALPQNDDHYVMQEHRKVPFAWCAPESLKTRTFSHASDTWMFGVTLWEMFTYGQEPWIGLNGSQILHKIDKEGERLPRPEDCPQDIYNVMVQCWAHKPEDRPTFVALRDFLLEAQPTDMRALQDFEEPDKLHIQMNDVITVIEGRAENYWWRGQNTRTLCVGPFPRNVVTSVAGLSAQDISQPLQNSFIHTGHGDSDPRHCWGFPDRIDELYLGNPMDPPDLLSVELSTSRPTQHLGRVKREPPPRPPQPAIFTQKPTYDPVSEDQDPLSSDFKRLGLRKPGLPRGLWLAKPSARVPGTKAGRGSSEVTLIDFGEEPMVQVPRPCAPSLAQLAMDACSLLDKTPPQSPSRALPRPLHPTPVVDWDARPLPPPPAYDDVAQDEDDFEVCSINSTLVSAGVSAGPSQGETNYAFVPEPARLFPPLEDNLFLPPQGGGKPPNSAQTAEIFQALQQECMRQLQVPAGSLVPSPSPVGDDKPQVPPRVPIPPRPTRPRGELSPAPSGEEEMGRWPGPASPPRLPPREPLSPQGSRTPSPLVPRGSSPLPPRLSSSPGKTMPTTQSFASDPKYATPQVIQAPGPRAGPCILPIVRDGKKVSNTHYYLLPERPPYLERYQRFLRETRSPEEPAPMPVPLLLPPPGIPAPAAPTATVRPMPQAAPDPRANFSTNTSNSGAQPPALRATARLPQRGCPGDGPEAGRPTDKIQMLQAMVHGVTTEECQAALQSHSWSVQRAAQYLKVEQLFGLGLRPRGECHKVLEMFDWNLEQAGCHLLGSCGPAHHKR encoded by the exons ATGCCAGCAGCTCGTCGGTTCCCTGGCCTAgagctctccttccctcttctggCCAGACTCCGGCGGAGACTCTACACA AGGCTGGGGAGCAGCAGCATGCAGCCGGAGGAGGGCACAGGCTGGCTGCTGGAGCTGCTGTCCGAGGTGCAGCTGCAGCAGTATTTCCTGCGGCTCCGTGACGACCTCAACATTACCCGCCTGTCCCACTTTGAGTATGTCAAGAATGAGGACCTGGAGAAGATTGGCATGGGCCGGCCTG GCCAGCGGCGGCTGTGGGAGGCTGTGAAGAGGAGGAAGGCCGTGTGCAAACGCAAGTCCTGGATGAGCAAG AGCACCTTCCGGAAGACCTCACCCACCCCCGGAGGCCCAGCAGCAGAGGGGTCCCTGCAGAGCCTCACCTGCCTCATTGGGGAGAAGGACCTGCATCTCTTTGAGAAGCTGGGAGATGGCTCCTTTGGTGTGGTGCGCAGGGGCGAGTGGGACGCCCCCTCGGGGAAGACG GTGAGTGTGGCTGTGAAGTGCCTGAAGCCTGATGTGCTGAGCCAGCCAGAGGCTATGGACGACTTCATCCGGGAGGTCAATGCCATGCACTCGCTTGACCACCGAAACCTTATTCGCCTCTACGGTGTGGTGCTCACGCCGCCCATGAAGATG GTGACAGAACTGGCACCTCTGGGATCGTTGTTGGACCGGCTGCGCAAGCACCAGGGCCACTTCCTCCTGGGTACCCTGAGCCGCTACGCTGTGCAGGTGGCTGAGGGCATGGGCTACCTGGAGTCCAAGCGCTTTATTCACCGTGACCTGGCTGCCCGCAATCTGCTGTTGGCCACCCGTGACCTGGTCAAGATCGGGGACTTTGGGCTGATGCGAGCACTGCCCCAGAATGACGACCACTACGTCATGCAGGAGCATCGCAAGGTGCCCTTTGCCTG GTGTGCCCCTGAGAGCCTGAAGACTCGCACCTTCTCCCATGCCAGCGACACCTGGATGTTTGGGGTCACACTGTGGGAGATGTTCACCTATGGCCAGGAGCCCTGGATTGGCCTCAATGGCAGTCAG ATCCTGCACAAGATTGACAAGGAGGGGGAGCGTCTGCCCCGGCCCGAGGACTGCCCCCAGGACATCTACAATGTCATGGTTCAGTGCTGGGCTCACAAGCCAGAGGACAGACCCACCTTTGTGGCCCTGAGGGACTTCCTGCTGGAG gcccagcccacTGACATGCGGGCTCTTCAGGACTTTGAGGAGCCAGACAAGCTGCACATCCAGATGAACGATGTCATCACCGTCATTGAGGGGAG GGCTGAGAATTATTGGTGGCGCGGGCAGAACACACGGACGCTGTGCGTGGGGCCCTTCCCTCGCAACGTGGTGACCTCTGTGGCCGGCCTGTCGGCCCAGGACATCAGCCAGCCCCTGCAGAACAGCTTCATTCACACAGGGCATGGTGACAGCGACCCCCGgcactgctggggcttccctgacagGATCGATGA ACTGTATCTGGGAAACCCCATGGACCCTCCCGACCTGCTGAGTGTGGAACTGAGCACCTCCAGACCCACCCAGCATCTGGGCAGGGTGAAAA GGGAGCCTCCACCTCGCCCTCCTCAGCCTGCCATCTTCACTCAGA AACCAACCTACGACCCTGTGAGTGAGGACCAAGACCCCCTGTCCAGCGACTTCAAGAGACTGGGCCTGCGGAAGCCAGGACTGCCCCGTGGGCTGTGGCTCGCGAAGCCCTCGGCCCGGGTGCCGGGCACCAAAGCGGGCCGCGGGAGCAGTGAGGTCACGCTCATCGACTTCGGTGAGGAGCCCATGGTCCAGGTCCCACGGCCCTGTGCGCCCTCACTGGCGCAGCTGGCCATGGATGCCTGCTCCTTGCTGGACAAGACCCCGCCACAGAGCCCCTCGCGGGCCCTGCCCCGACCCCTGCATCCCACGCCAGTGGTGGACTGGGATGCGCGCCCACTGCCCCCGCCTCCTGCCTACGACGACGTGGCCCAGGATGAGGATGACTTCGAGGTCTGCTCCATCAACAGCACCCTAGTGAGTGCAGGGGTCTCTGCTGGGCCCAGCCAGGGAGAGACCAATTACGCCTTTGTGCCTGAGCCGGCACGGCTCTTCCCTCCTCTGGAGGACAACCTGTTCCTCCCACCTCAGGGTGGGGGCAAGCCGCCCAACTCAGCCCAGACTGCAGAGATCTTCCAGGCGCTGCAGCAGGAGTGCATGCGACAGCTACAGGTCCCGGCCGGCTCTCTGGTCCCCTCGCCCAGCCCGGTGGGCGACGACAAGCCCCAGGTGCCCCCCCGTGTGCCCATCCCCCCGAGGCCCACGCGCCCACGTGGGGAGCTGTCTCCAGCCCCCTCGGGCGAGGAGGAGATGGGGCGGTGGCCTggacctgcctcccctccccgacTACCACCTCGGGAGCCCCTGTCCCCACAAGGCTCCAGGACCCCCAGCCCCTTGGTGCCACGCGGCAGCTCCCCGCTGCCACCCCGGCTCTCCAGCTCACCTGGGAAAACCATGCCCACCACCCAGAGCTTTGCCTCAGACCCCAAGTATGCCACACCCCAGGTGATCCAGGCACCTGGCCCCCGGGCTGGCCCCTGCATCTTACCCATCGTCCGCGATGGCAAGAAGGTCAGCAACACCCACTACTACCTGCTGCCTGAGCGCCCACCCTACCTGGAGCGCTACCAGCGCTTCCTGCGTGAGACCCGGAGCCCCGAAGAGCCGGCCCCCATGCCTGTGCCCCTGCTGCTGCCCCCTCCCGGCATCCCAGCTCCTGCTGCCCCTACTGCCACCGTTCGACCAATGCCTCAGGCTGCCCCAGACCCCAGGGCTAACTTCTCCACTAACACCAGCAACTCGGGGGCCCAGCCGCCAGCCCTGAGGGCCACTGCTCGGCTGCCACAGAGGGGCTGTCCCGGTGACGGGCCAGAGGCTGGACGGCCAACAGACAAGATCCAGATG CTGCAGGCCATGGTGCATGGGGTGACCACAGAGGAGTGCCAGGCGGCCCTGCAGAGCCACAGCTGGAGCGTGCAGAGGGCTGCCCAGTATCTGAAG GTGGAGCAGCTCTTTGGTTTGGGTCTGCGGCCGCGAGGCGAGTGCCACAAAGTGCTGGAGATGTTCGACTGGAACTTGGAGCAGGCTGGCTGCCACCTGCTGGGCTCCTGTGGCCCAGCCCACCACAA GCGCTGA
- the TNK2 gene encoding activated CDC42 kinase 1 isoform X20 has product MPAARRFPGLELSFPLLARLRRRLYTRLGSSSMQPEEGTGWLLELLSEVQLQQYFLRLRDDLNITRLSHFEYVKNEDLEKIGMGRPGQRRLWEAVKRRKAVCKRKSWMSKVFSGKRLEAEFPPHHSQSTFRKTSPTPGGPAAEGSLQSLTCLIGEKDLHLFEKLGDGSFGVVRRGEWDAPSGKTVSVAVKCLKPDVLSQPEAMDDFIREVNAMHSLDHRNLIRLYGVVLTPPMKMVTELAPLGSLLDRLRKHQGHFLLGTLSRYAVQVAEGMGYLESKRFIHRDLAARNLLLATRDLVKIGDFGLMRALPQNDDHYVMQEHRKVPFAWCAPESLKTRTFSHASDTWMFGVTLWEMFTYGQEPWIGLNGSQILHKIDKEGERLPRPEDCPQDIYNVMVQCWAHKPEDRPTFVALRDFLLEAQPTDMRALQDFEEPDKLHIQMNDVITVIEGRAENYWWRGQNTRTLCVGPFPRNVVTSVAGLSAQDISQPLQNSFIHTGHGDSDPRHCWGFPDRIDELYLGNPMDPPDLLSVELSTSRPTQHLGRVKKPTYDPVSEDQDPLSSDFKRLGLRKPGLPRGLWLAKPSARVPGTKAGRGSSEVTLIDFGEEPMVQVPRPCAPSLAQLAMDACSLLDKTPPQSPSRALPRPLHPTPVVDWDARPLPPPPAYDDVAQDEDDFEVCSINSTLVSAGVSAGPSQGETNYAFVPEPARLFPPLEDNLFLPPQGGGKPPNSAQTAEIFQALQQECMRQLQVPAGSLVPSPSPVGDDKPQVPPRVPIPPRPTRPRGELSPAPSGEEEMGRWPGPASPPRLPPREPLSPQGSRTPSPLVPRGSSPLPPRLSSSPGKTMPTTQSFASDPKYATPQVIQAPGPRAGPCILPIVRDGKKVSNTHYYLLPERPPYLERYQRFLRETRSPEEPAPMPVPLLLPPPGIPAPAAPTATVRPMPQAAPDPRANFSTNTSNSGAQPPALRATARLPQRGCPGDGPEAGRPTDKIQMLQAMVHGVTTEECQAALQSHSWSVQRAAQYLKHPLAPVCPTAPPSAPQVEQLFGLGLRPRGECHKVLEMFDWNLEQAGCHLLGSCGPAHHKR; this is encoded by the exons ATGCCAGCAGCTCGTCGGTTCCCTGGCCTAgagctctccttccctcttctggCCAGACTCCGGCGGAGACTCTACACA AGGCTGGGGAGCAGCAGCATGCAGCCGGAGGAGGGCACAGGCTGGCTGCTGGAGCTGCTGTCCGAGGTGCAGCTGCAGCAGTATTTCCTGCGGCTCCGTGACGACCTCAACATTACCCGCCTGTCCCACTTTGAGTATGTCAAGAATGAGGACCTGGAGAAGATTGGCATGGGCCGGCCTG GCCAGCGGCGGCTGTGGGAGGCTGTGAAGAGGAGGAAGGCCGTGTGCAAACGCAAGTCCTGGATGAGCAAG GTGTTCAGTGGAAAGCGGCTGGAGGCTGAGTTCCCCCCTCATCACTCTCAGAGCACCTTCCGGAAGACCTCACCCACCCCCGGAGGCCCAGCAGCAGAGGGGTCCCTGCAGAGCCTCACCTGCCTCATTGGGGAGAAGGACCTGCATCTCTTTGAGAAGCTGGGAGATGGCTCCTTTGGTGTGGTGCGCAGGGGCGAGTGGGACGCCCCCTCGGGGAAGACG GTGAGTGTGGCTGTGAAGTGCCTGAAGCCTGATGTGCTGAGCCAGCCAGAGGCTATGGACGACTTCATCCGGGAGGTCAATGCCATGCACTCGCTTGACCACCGAAACCTTATTCGCCTCTACGGTGTGGTGCTCACGCCGCCCATGAAGATG GTGACAGAACTGGCACCTCTGGGATCGTTGTTGGACCGGCTGCGCAAGCACCAGGGCCACTTCCTCCTGGGTACCCTGAGCCGCTACGCTGTGCAGGTGGCTGAGGGCATGGGCTACCTGGAGTCCAAGCGCTTTATTCACCGTGACCTGGCTGCCCGCAATCTGCTGTTGGCCACCCGTGACCTGGTCAAGATCGGGGACTTTGGGCTGATGCGAGCACTGCCCCAGAATGACGACCACTACGTCATGCAGGAGCATCGCAAGGTGCCCTTTGCCTG GTGTGCCCCTGAGAGCCTGAAGACTCGCACCTTCTCCCATGCCAGCGACACCTGGATGTTTGGGGTCACACTGTGGGAGATGTTCACCTATGGCCAGGAGCCCTGGATTGGCCTCAATGGCAGTCAG ATCCTGCACAAGATTGACAAGGAGGGGGAGCGTCTGCCCCGGCCCGAGGACTGCCCCCAGGACATCTACAATGTCATGGTTCAGTGCTGGGCTCACAAGCCAGAGGACAGACCCACCTTTGTGGCCCTGAGGGACTTCCTGCTGGAG gcccagcccacTGACATGCGGGCTCTTCAGGACTTTGAGGAGCCAGACAAGCTGCACATCCAGATGAACGATGTCATCACCGTCATTGAGGGGAG GGCTGAGAATTATTGGTGGCGCGGGCAGAACACACGGACGCTGTGCGTGGGGCCCTTCCCTCGCAACGTGGTGACCTCTGTGGCCGGCCTGTCGGCCCAGGACATCAGCCAGCCCCTGCAGAACAGCTTCATTCACACAGGGCATGGTGACAGCGACCCCCGgcactgctggggcttccctgacagGATCGATGA ACTGTATCTGGGAAACCCCATGGACCCTCCCGACCTGCTGAGTGTGGAACTGAGCACCTCCAGACCCACCCAGCATCTGGGCAGGGTGAAAA AACCAACCTACGACCCTGTGAGTGAGGACCAAGACCCCCTGTCCAGCGACTTCAAGAGACTGGGCCTGCGGAAGCCAGGACTGCCCCGTGGGCTGTGGCTCGCGAAGCCCTCGGCCCGGGTGCCGGGCACCAAAGCGGGCCGCGGGAGCAGTGAGGTCACGCTCATCGACTTCGGTGAGGAGCCCATGGTCCAGGTCCCACGGCCCTGTGCGCCCTCACTGGCGCAGCTGGCCATGGATGCCTGCTCCTTGCTGGACAAGACCCCGCCACAGAGCCCCTCGCGGGCCCTGCCCCGACCCCTGCATCCCACGCCAGTGGTGGACTGGGATGCGCGCCCACTGCCCCCGCCTCCTGCCTACGACGACGTGGCCCAGGATGAGGATGACTTCGAGGTCTGCTCCATCAACAGCACCCTAGTGAGTGCAGGGGTCTCTGCTGGGCCCAGCCAGGGAGAGACCAATTACGCCTTTGTGCCTGAGCCGGCACGGCTCTTCCCTCCTCTGGAGGACAACCTGTTCCTCCCACCTCAGGGTGGGGGCAAGCCGCCCAACTCAGCCCAGACTGCAGAGATCTTCCAGGCGCTGCAGCAGGAGTGCATGCGACAGCTACAGGTCCCGGCCGGCTCTCTGGTCCCCTCGCCCAGCCCGGTGGGCGACGACAAGCCCCAGGTGCCCCCCCGTGTGCCCATCCCCCCGAGGCCCACGCGCCCACGTGGGGAGCTGTCTCCAGCCCCCTCGGGCGAGGAGGAGATGGGGCGGTGGCCTggacctgcctcccctccccgacTACCACCTCGGGAGCCCCTGTCCCCACAAGGCTCCAGGACCCCCAGCCCCTTGGTGCCACGCGGCAGCTCCCCGCTGCCACCCCGGCTCTCCAGCTCACCTGGGAAAACCATGCCCACCACCCAGAGCTTTGCCTCAGACCCCAAGTATGCCACACCCCAGGTGATCCAGGCACCTGGCCCCCGGGCTGGCCCCTGCATCTTACCCATCGTCCGCGATGGCAAGAAGGTCAGCAACACCCACTACTACCTGCTGCCTGAGCGCCCACCCTACCTGGAGCGCTACCAGCGCTTCCTGCGTGAGACCCGGAGCCCCGAAGAGCCGGCCCCCATGCCTGTGCCCCTGCTGCTGCCCCCTCCCGGCATCCCAGCTCCTGCTGCCCCTACTGCCACCGTTCGACCAATGCCTCAGGCTGCCCCAGACCCCAGGGCTAACTTCTCCACTAACACCAGCAACTCGGGGGCCCAGCCGCCAGCCCTGAGGGCCACTGCTCGGCTGCCACAGAGGGGCTGTCCCGGTGACGGGCCAGAGGCTGGACGGCCAACAGACAAGATCCAGATG CTGCAGGCCATGGTGCATGGGGTGACCACAGAGGAGTGCCAGGCGGCCCTGCAGAGCCACAGCTGGAGCGTGCAGAGGGCTGCCCAGTATCTGAAG CACCCCTTGGCCCCAGTGTGTCCCACGGCACCACCCTCTGCTCCTCAGGTGGAGCAGCTCTTTGGTTTGGGTCTGCGGCCGCGAGGCGAGTGCCACAAAGTGCTGGAGATGTTCGACTGGAACTTGGAGCAGGCTGGCTGCCACCTGCTGGGCTCCTGTGGCCCAGCCCACCACAA GCGCTGA
- the TNK2 gene encoding activated CDC42 kinase 1 isoform X18, translated as MPAARRFPGLELSFPLLARLRRRLYTRLGSSSMQPEEGTGWLLELLSEVQLQQYFLRLRDDLNITRLSHFEYVKNEDLEKIGMGRPGQRRLWEAVKRRKAVCKRKSWMSKVFSGKRLEAEFPPHHSQSTFRKTSPTPGGPAAEGSLQSLTCLIGEKDLHLFEKLGDGSFGVVRRGEWDAPSGKTVSVAVKCLKPDVLSQPEAMDDFIREVNAMHSLDHRNLIRLYGVVLTPPMKMVTELAPLGSLLDRLRKHQGHFLLGTLSRYAVQVAEGMGYLESKRFIHRDLAARNLLLATRDLVKIGDFGLMRALPQNDDHYVMQEHRKVPFAWCAPESLKTRTFSHASDTWMFGVTLWEMFTYGQEPWIGLNGSQILHKIDKEGERLPRPEDCPQDIYNVMVQCWAHKPEDRPTFVALRDFLLEAQPTDMRALQDFEEPDKLHIQMNDVITVIEGRAENYWWRGQNTRTLCVGPFPRNVVTSVAGLSAQDISQPLQNSFIHTGHGDSDPRHCWGFPDRIDELYLGNPMDPPDLLSVELSTSRPTQHLGRVKREPPPRPPQPAIFTQKPTYDPVSEDQDPLSSDFKRLGLRKPGLPRGLWLAKPSARVPGTKAGRGSSEVTLIDFGEEPMVQVPRPCAPSLAQLAMDACSLLDKTPPQSPSRALPRPLHPTPVVDWDARPLPPPPAYDDVAQDEDDFEVCSINSTLVSAGVSAGPSQGETNYAFVPEPARLFPPLEDNLFLPPQGGGKPPNSAQTAEIFQALQQECMRQLQVPAGSLVPSPSPVGDDKPQVPPRVPIPPRPTRPRGELSPAPSGEEEMGRWPGPASPPRLPPREPLSPQGSRTPSPLVPRGSSPLPPRLSSSPGKTMPTTQSFASDPKYATPQVIQAPGPRAGPCILPIVRDGKKVSNTHYYLLPERPPYLERYQRFLRETRSPEEPAPMPVPLLLPPPGIPAPAAPTATVRPMPQAAPDPRANFSTNTSNSGAQPPALRATARLPQRGCPGDGPEAGRPTDKIQMLQAMVHGVTTEECQAALQSHSWSVQRAAQYLKHPLAPVCPTAPPSAPQVEQLFGLGLRPRGECHKVLEMFDWNLEQAGCHLLGSCGPAHHK; from the exons ATGCCAGCAGCTCGTCGGTTCCCTGGCCTAgagctctccttccctcttctggCCAGACTCCGGCGGAGACTCTACACA AGGCTGGGGAGCAGCAGCATGCAGCCGGAGGAGGGCACAGGCTGGCTGCTGGAGCTGCTGTCCGAGGTGCAGCTGCAGCAGTATTTCCTGCGGCTCCGTGACGACCTCAACATTACCCGCCTGTCCCACTTTGAGTATGTCAAGAATGAGGACCTGGAGAAGATTGGCATGGGCCGGCCTG GCCAGCGGCGGCTGTGGGAGGCTGTGAAGAGGAGGAAGGCCGTGTGCAAACGCAAGTCCTGGATGAGCAAG GTGTTCAGTGGAAAGCGGCTGGAGGCTGAGTTCCCCCCTCATCACTCTCAGAGCACCTTCCGGAAGACCTCACCCACCCCCGGAGGCCCAGCAGCAGAGGGGTCCCTGCAGAGCCTCACCTGCCTCATTGGGGAGAAGGACCTGCATCTCTTTGAGAAGCTGGGAGATGGCTCCTTTGGTGTGGTGCGCAGGGGCGAGTGGGACGCCCCCTCGGGGAAGACG GTGAGTGTGGCTGTGAAGTGCCTGAAGCCTGATGTGCTGAGCCAGCCAGAGGCTATGGACGACTTCATCCGGGAGGTCAATGCCATGCACTCGCTTGACCACCGAAACCTTATTCGCCTCTACGGTGTGGTGCTCACGCCGCCCATGAAGATG GTGACAGAACTGGCACCTCTGGGATCGTTGTTGGACCGGCTGCGCAAGCACCAGGGCCACTTCCTCCTGGGTACCCTGAGCCGCTACGCTGTGCAGGTGGCTGAGGGCATGGGCTACCTGGAGTCCAAGCGCTTTATTCACCGTGACCTGGCTGCCCGCAATCTGCTGTTGGCCACCCGTGACCTGGTCAAGATCGGGGACTTTGGGCTGATGCGAGCACTGCCCCAGAATGACGACCACTACGTCATGCAGGAGCATCGCAAGGTGCCCTTTGCCTG GTGTGCCCCTGAGAGCCTGAAGACTCGCACCTTCTCCCATGCCAGCGACACCTGGATGTTTGGGGTCACACTGTGGGAGATGTTCACCTATGGCCAGGAGCCCTGGATTGGCCTCAATGGCAGTCAG ATCCTGCACAAGATTGACAAGGAGGGGGAGCGTCTGCCCCGGCCCGAGGACTGCCCCCAGGACATCTACAATGTCATGGTTCAGTGCTGGGCTCACAAGCCAGAGGACAGACCCACCTTTGTGGCCCTGAGGGACTTCCTGCTGGAG gcccagcccacTGACATGCGGGCTCTTCAGGACTTTGAGGAGCCAGACAAGCTGCACATCCAGATGAACGATGTCATCACCGTCATTGAGGGGAG GGCTGAGAATTATTGGTGGCGCGGGCAGAACACACGGACGCTGTGCGTGGGGCCCTTCCCTCGCAACGTGGTGACCTCTGTGGCCGGCCTGTCGGCCCAGGACATCAGCCAGCCCCTGCAGAACAGCTTCATTCACACAGGGCATGGTGACAGCGACCCCCGgcactgctggggcttccctgacagGATCGATGA ACTGTATCTGGGAAACCCCATGGACCCTCCCGACCTGCTGAGTGTGGAACTGAGCACCTCCAGACCCACCCAGCATCTGGGCAGGGTGAAAA GGGAGCCTCCACCTCGCCCTCCTCAGCCTGCCATCTTCACTCAGA AACCAACCTACGACCCTGTGAGTGAGGACCAAGACCCCCTGTCCAGCGACTTCAAGAGACTGGGCCTGCGGAAGCCAGGACTGCCCCGTGGGCTGTGGCTCGCGAAGCCCTCGGCCCGGGTGCCGGGCACCAAAGCGGGCCGCGGGAGCAGTGAGGTCACGCTCATCGACTTCGGTGAGGAGCCCATGGTCCAGGTCCCACGGCCCTGTGCGCCCTCACTGGCGCAGCTGGCCATGGATGCCTGCTCCTTGCTGGACAAGACCCCGCCACAGAGCCCCTCGCGGGCCCTGCCCCGACCCCTGCATCCCACGCCAGTGGTGGACTGGGATGCGCGCCCACTGCCCCCGCCTCCTGCCTACGACGACGTGGCCCAGGATGAGGATGACTTCGAGGTCTGCTCCATCAACAGCACCCTAGTGAGTGCAGGGGTCTCTGCTGGGCCCAGCCAGGGAGAGACCAATTACGCCTTTGTGCCTGAGCCGGCACGGCTCTTCCCTCCTCTGGAGGACAACCTGTTCCTCCCACCTCAGGGTGGGGGCAAGCCGCCCAACTCAGCCCAGACTGCAGAGATCTTCCAGGCGCTGCAGCAGGAGTGCATGCGACAGCTACAGGTCCCGGCCGGCTCTCTGGTCCCCTCGCCCAGCCCGGTGGGCGACGACAAGCCCCAGGTGCCCCCCCGTGTGCCCATCCCCCCGAGGCCCACGCGCCCACGTGGGGAGCTGTCTCCAGCCCCCTCGGGCGAGGAGGAGATGGGGCGGTGGCCTggacctgcctcccctccccgacTACCACCTCGGGAGCCCCTGTCCCCACAAGGCTCCAGGACCCCCAGCCCCTTGGTGCCACGCGGCAGCTCCCCGCTGCCACCCCGGCTCTCCAGCTCACCTGGGAAAACCATGCCCACCACCCAGAGCTTTGCCTCAGACCCCAAGTATGCCACACCCCAGGTGATCCAGGCACCTGGCCCCCGGGCTGGCCCCTGCATCTTACCCATCGTCCGCGATGGCAAGAAGGTCAGCAACACCCACTACTACCTGCTGCCTGAGCGCCCACCCTACCTGGAGCGCTACCAGCGCTTCCTGCGTGAGACCCGGAGCCCCGAAGAGCCGGCCCCCATGCCTGTGCCCCTGCTGCTGCCCCCTCCCGGCATCCCAGCTCCTGCTGCCCCTACTGCCACCGTTCGACCAATGCCTCAGGCTGCCCCAGACCCCAGGGCTAACTTCTCCACTAACACCAGCAACTCGGGGGCCCAGCCGCCAGCCCTGAGGGCCACTGCTCGGCTGCCACAGAGGGGCTGTCCCGGTGACGGGCCAGAGGCTGGACGGCCAACAGACAAGATCCAGATG CTGCAGGCCATGGTGCATGGGGTGACCACAGAGGAGTGCCAGGCGGCCCTGCAGAGCCACAGCTGGAGCGTGCAGAGGGCTGCCCAGTATCTGAAG CACCCCTTGGCCCCAGTGTGTCCCACGGCACCACCCTCTGCTCCTCAGGTGGAGCAGCTCTTTGGTTTGGGTCTGCGGCCGCGAGGCGAGTGCCACAAAGTGCTGGAGATGTTCGACTGGAACTTGGAGCAGGCTGGCTGCCACCTGCTGGGCTCCTGTGGCCCAGCCCACCACAAGTGA